From the Stigmatella erecta genome, one window contains:
- a CDS encoding NUDIX hydrolase produces MNRAAAALVLMLSTSPEAAPPSAWTENHTREILEKTQTIRLDTDLSPLSAGERAALAKLLEVGAIFQDLYEESRHPKALELRQKLDAQKTPLAEQQRTLYRLFQGPIANTLQNERMPFLAADPVVPGKNVYPWGITKAQVQAVLEKHPSLQASLLAPRTAVRRADATSLRQDLGTLERYPVIAGLHPGLSETLRALAKKPDPALLYAVPYAVAYAPRMVKAHGLLWDAASAVEAEDAEFAGYLRNRARDLLSNDYESGDASWVRGRFRRLNAQIGSYEVYDDELFGAKTFYSLSVLIRDDAATAKLEKGLQGLQALEDSLPYTPHKTVSSDIPVGVYNVVADFAQARSTNTATILPNEPLHARRYGRTILLRSNIMKNPNLFSNGRTVWEAVVAEPFRAHLGPSGGFNRTLWHEVGHYLGVDQDVKGRSVNSDALEENSSALEEMKSDLVSLYIGKQLRERGFYDDTTLRELYASGILRVLQVVRPRRDQPYQTMQLMQLNYFLDQGLLELRPDGLHIHYEKYPEVVGSLLREVLALQRAGDKPASDRFIERYTRWDEAVHGVLATRMRAQQKYRYTLVNYSALGE; encoded by the coding sequence ATGAACCGCGCAGCCGCTGCCCTGGTGCTCATGCTCTCCACCTCTCCCGAGGCCGCCCCCCCCTCCGCCTGGACCGAGAACCACACCCGCGAAATCCTGGAGAAGACGCAGACCATCCGGCTGGACACGGACCTGTCCCCGCTCTCCGCCGGGGAGCGCGCAGCCCTCGCCAAGCTCCTGGAAGTGGGCGCGATCTTCCAGGATCTCTACGAGGAGTCGCGGCATCCCAAGGCCCTCGAGCTCCGCCAGAAGCTCGACGCCCAGAAGACCCCGCTCGCCGAGCAGCAGCGGACGCTCTACCGCCTCTTCCAGGGGCCCATCGCCAACACGCTCCAGAACGAGCGGATGCCCTTCCTCGCCGCGGACCCGGTGGTTCCCGGCAAGAACGTCTACCCCTGGGGCATCACCAAGGCCCAGGTCCAGGCCGTCCTGGAGAAACACCCGTCCCTTCAGGCCTCGCTGCTGGCCCCCCGCACCGCCGTCCGCCGGGCGGATGCCACCTCGCTGCGGCAGGACCTGGGGACGCTGGAGCGCTATCCGGTCATCGCGGGGCTCCATCCGGGCCTGAGCGAGACGCTGCGGGCCCTGGCCAAGAAGCCGGACCCGGCCCTGCTCTATGCCGTCCCCTACGCCGTCGCCTATGCCCCGCGCATGGTGAAGGCCCACGGGCTCTTGTGGGACGCCGCCAGCGCCGTGGAGGCGGAGGATGCCGAGTTCGCCGGGTACCTGCGCAACCGCGCCCGGGATCTGCTCTCCAATGACTACGAGTCCGGGGATGCCTCTTGGGTCCGGGGCCGGTTCCGGCGGCTCAACGCGCAGATTGGCTCCTACGAGGTCTACGACGACGAACTCTTCGGCGCGAAGACGTTCTACTCGCTGAGTGTGCTCATCCGGGACGATGCCGCGACGGCGAAGCTGGAGAAGGGGCTTCAGGGGCTCCAGGCCCTGGAGGACAGCCTGCCCTACACACCTCACAAGACGGTGAGCTCGGACATCCCCGTGGGCGTCTACAACGTCGTGGCCGACTTCGCCCAGGCCCGCAGCACCAACACGGCCACCATCCTCCCCAATGAGCCGCTGCACGCCCGCCGCTACGGCCGGACCATCCTGCTGCGCTCGAACATCATGAAGAACCCGAACCTGTTCTCGAACGGGCGCACCGTCTGGGAGGCGGTGGTGGCGGAGCCCTTCCGGGCACACCTGGGCCCCAGCGGTGGCTTCAACCGCACGCTCTGGCACGAGGTGGGCCACTACCTGGGGGTGGACCAGGACGTGAAGGGCCGCTCGGTGAACAGCGATGCCCTGGAGGAGAACTCGAGCGCCCTGGAGGAGATGAAGTCGGACCTCGTCTCGCTGTACATCGGCAAGCAGCTGCGCGAGCGGGGCTTCTACGACGACACCACGCTGCGCGAGCTGTATGCCAGCGGCATCCTGCGCGTGCTGCAGGTGGTCCGCCCCCGGCGGGACCAGCCCTACCAGACGATGCAGCTCATGCAGCTCAACTACTTCCTCGACCAGGGCCTGCTGGAGCTGCGTCCGGACGGGCTCCACATCCACTACGAGAAGTACCCCGAGGTGGTGGGCAGCCTCCTGCGCGAGGTGCTCGCCCTTCAGCGCGCGGGAGACAAGCCCGCCTCGGACCGCTTCATCGAGCGGTACACCCGCTGGGACGAGGCCGTCCACGGCGTCCTGGCCACCCGGATGCGCGCCCAGCAGAAGTACCGCTACACCCTCGTGAACTACTCCGCGCTGGGCGAGTAA
- a CDS encoding aspartate kinase, producing MRALEKSPRSGRPLIVKKFGGTSVADVERIRKVARLALESQRAGNDVVVVVSAMSGETNRLLGLAHQMLSRPDARELDVIAATGEQVSTALTSMAIQSEGGQSCSFLGHQLPLRTDSAFTRARIHQVEQERIRKALARGQIAVVAGFQGVDSDDNITTLGRGGSDTTAVALAAALGADVCEIYTDVEGVYTVDPRVCASGRKLKSIPYEEMLELASLGAKVLQVRSVEIAMKYTVPVHVRSTFSEEEGTWVVSREKTFESRVLAGLACERNQARVEISGIEHHPGRMAELMELLAQMNTSVDLLRHRREDVHASLSFTLAEEELLRARPSLEQLVERMGASKVQVSAGLAKVSLVGIGIRSDPWIAARLCRSLARHGIGVSDLAVNELRISGLVEGNHADEALRILHEAFLLAPTDAAEPPAAYAEGGLQ from the coding sequence ATGAGAGCATTGGAGAAGTCTCCCCGGAGCGGACGTCCCCTGATCGTGAAGAAGTTCGGGGGCACGTCCGTGGCGGATGTCGAGCGCATCCGCAAGGTCGCGCGGCTGGCGCTCGAGAGCCAACGGGCAGGCAATGACGTGGTGGTTGTCGTCAGCGCCATGAGCGGGGAGACGAACCGCCTGCTGGGGCTGGCTCACCAGATGCTCTCCCGCCCGGATGCCCGGGAGCTGGATGTGATTGCCGCTACTGGAGAGCAGGTCTCCACGGCGCTGACCTCCATGGCCATCCAGTCCGAGGGGGGGCAGTCCTGCTCCTTCCTGGGACACCAGCTCCCGTTGCGCACGGACAGCGCCTTCACCCGGGCACGCATCCACCAGGTGGAGCAGGAGCGCATTCGAAAGGCCCTCGCGCGTGGGCAGATCGCCGTGGTCGCCGGATTCCAGGGCGTGGACTCCGATGACAACATCACCACCCTGGGGCGTGGGGGCTCGGACACCACGGCGGTGGCCTTGGCGGCCGCGCTGGGGGCGGACGTCTGTGAAATCTATACAGACGTGGAAGGCGTCTACACGGTGGATCCCCGCGTCTGTGCGTCCGGCCGGAAGCTGAAGTCCATTCCTTACGAAGAAATGCTCGAGCTGGCGTCCCTGGGAGCCAAGGTGCTGCAGGTGCGCAGTGTGGAGATCGCCATGAAATACACGGTGCCTGTTCACGTGCGCAGTACGTTTTCGGAAGAGGAGGGGACCTGGGTCGTCTCCCGGGAGAAGACGTTCGAGTCCCGGGTGCTCGCGGGATTGGCCTGTGAGCGGAACCAGGCACGGGTGGAGATCTCCGGCATCGAGCACCACCCTGGCCGGATGGCGGAGCTGATGGAGTTGCTGGCCCAGATGAACACGAGCGTGGACCTGCTGCGCCATCGCCGGGAGGACGTTCATGCGAGCCTCTCGTTCACCCTGGCCGAGGAGGAACTGCTCCGCGCGAGGCCCTCGCTGGAGCAGCTCGTGGAGCGCATGGGCGCCTCCAAGGTTCAGGTCTCGGCGGGCCTGGCCAAGGTGTCGCTGGTGGGCATCGGCATCCGGTCGGATCCCTGGATTGCCGCCCGCCTGTGCCGCAGCCTCGCCCGGCACGGCATTGGTGTTTCGGATCTGGCCGTGAATGAGCTGCGCATCAGTGGGCTGGTGGAGGGGAACCACGCGGACGAAGCGCTCCGCATCCTTCACGAGGCCTTCCTCCTCGCGCCCACGGACGCCGCGGAACCTCCCGCCGCGTATGCCGAAGGGGGCTTGCAGTGA
- a CDS encoding FAD-dependent monooxygenase, with the protein MNSPRILIAGGGIGGLAAALALRRAGFEPQVFEQAARLQPVGAGIQMSPNATRALLQLGCGEHLRAAAVAPVALEVRSWNTGRRIFSTPLGERCLQEYGAPYYHLHRADLHAVLLKALGQEPLHLSARCTGFVEEDGRVRVDFADGSSQWADLLIGADGIHSAVRTAAFGPERPRFSGYAAFRAVLPAERIRGLRLQRNLTSWWGPGRHFMHYFISGGRQLNCVAVVPAKTWPLESWSAQGTPSEFLSEFRGWHPAVLDMIRATDQVFKWALYDREPLPQWSRGHVTLLGDAAHPMLPFQAQGGAQAIEDAVVLAGCLSRSAGRPREALEEYERLRKPRTSRIQKVSRGSAELFHLARPVQVLKRNTQLRLTQRFRPGRLVHRMDWLYAHDALAEASATAREESTHERH; encoded by the coding sequence GTGAACAGCCCGCGCATCCTCATTGCCGGCGGCGGCATTGGCGGACTGGCGGCGGCCCTGGCGTTACGGCGGGCCGGGTTCGAGCCGCAGGTGTTCGAACAGGCCGCCCGCCTTCAGCCCGTCGGGGCTGGCATCCAGATGAGCCCGAATGCGACGCGGGCCCTCCTCCAGCTGGGGTGCGGCGAACACCTGCGCGCTGCCGCCGTGGCCCCGGTGGCGCTGGAGGTCCGGAGCTGGAACACCGGCAGGCGCATCTTCTCCACCCCCTTGGGCGAGCGCTGCCTCCAGGAGTATGGCGCCCCGTACTACCATCTCCACCGGGCCGACCTGCACGCGGTGCTCCTGAAGGCACTCGGGCAGGAGCCGCTTCACCTGAGCGCCCGCTGCACCGGCTTCGTCGAGGAAGACGGAAGGGTGCGCGTGGACTTCGCGGATGGCTCCAGCCAATGGGCGGACCTGCTCATTGGCGCGGACGGCATCCACTCGGCCGTCCGGACGGCGGCCTTCGGGCCGGAGCGCCCCCGCTTCTCGGGCTACGCGGCCTTTCGCGCCGTTCTCCCGGCCGAGCGCATCCGGGGCCTCCGGCTCCAGCGCAACCTGACCTCCTGGTGGGGCCCCGGGCGGCACTTCATGCACTACTTCATCTCGGGGGGGCGCCAGCTCAACTGTGTCGCCGTGGTCCCGGCGAAGACGTGGCCGCTGGAGTCCTGGTCGGCCCAGGGAACCCCCTCGGAGTTCCTCTCGGAATTCCGGGGGTGGCACCCCGCCGTCTTGGACATGATCCGCGCGACGGATCAGGTCTTCAAATGGGCCTTGTACGACCGGGAGCCCTTGCCCCAGTGGAGCCGTGGGCACGTCACGCTGCTGGGGGATGCCGCCCATCCCATGCTGCCTTTCCAGGCGCAGGGAGGGGCTCAGGCCATCGAGGATGCGGTGGTGCTCGCGGGCTGCCTGTCGCGGAGCGCCGGAAGGCCCCGGGAGGCGCTGGAGGAATACGAGCGGTTGCGCAAGCCCCGGACCAGCCGGATCCAAAAGGTCTCCCGGGGCAGCGCTGAACTGTTTCACCTTGCCCGGCCTGTCCAGGTCCTCAAACGAAATACCCAACTCCGGCTCACCCAGCGGTTCAGGCCGGGACGGCTCGTGCACCGGATGGACTGGTTGTACGCGCACGACGCGCTGGCCGAAGCCAGTGCAACAGCAAGAGAGGAGAGCACACATGAACGGCATTGA
- a CDS encoding SRPBCC domain-containing protein, whose protein sequence is MSAAPTPASTAGREIVLSRLVNAPRELMNVKPGGTWRFLLTGPDGTKFPNRSTYREVVRPERLAYRHDSDVDEDPAAFEVTVTAEELGQQTLAKLDAFVQRPSAR, encoded by the coding sequence ATGTCCGCCGCCCCCACGCCCGCTTCCACCGCCGGCCGGGAGATTGTTCTCTCGCGCCTGGTCAACGCCCCGCGCGAGCTGATGAACGTCAAACCGGGCGGCACCTGGCGGTTCCTCCTCACCGGGCCCGACGGAACGAAGTTCCCGAACCGCAGCACCTACCGGGAGGTGGTGCGCCCCGAGCGGCTGGCGTACCGGCACGACTCCGACGTGGACGAGGACCCGGCCGCGTTCGAAGTGACCGTGACCGCGGAGGAGCTCGGCCAGCAGACGCTCGCCAAGCTCGACGCGTTCGTGCAACGCCCGTCCGCCCGCTGA
- a CDS encoding multicopper oxidase family protein: MNGIEKDLHWHGGEHGGSWENPHIREVSHELTVQYATHPIRRVLDDGQVQVDLVNLRSYNGKLVGPVMEVRPGDTLKVLLKNQLPFKEDMVGDHPHNGPHGSNVTNLHFHGMHVSPAGNSDNVMLSIGPNQQFEYEVKIPGDHPAGTHWYHAHKHGAVGIQLGSGMAGPLIVRGGIDGIEGIREARERILVLQQIPYKMVTNPYDETQQANMVEEFAQLFEFTWLSELVPQGRRVTINGETLPTFQMRPGEVERWRFIHAGIHFPFRLRLVREGGNPATESIPYYLIAMDGITTGRLDKVDETEMHPGYREDVLVQAVGRDGKPLAQGTYLLVDEVEQNPQAKVLARIIVSGPPKKMKLPRPEMLARFAPFKPILDEELTSHTPQPAHFEVQMLQPPPTPVFKFLLNGIEFDAHAPPRLLTLGAVEEWLVTSTGVPEFFPGHPFHIHTNPFQFTDAQGRIVWKDTLFVPVGQQFRLRTRYKRYVGQFMLHCHIVSHEDEGMMELLEVVPPKQDAGGGGHGPHH, encoded by the coding sequence ATGAACGGCATTGAGAAAGACTTGCATTGGCATGGGGGCGAGCATGGAGGCTCCTGGGAGAATCCACACATCCGGGAGGTCAGCCACGAGTTGACGGTCCAATATGCCACCCACCCGATCCGCCGGGTGCTCGATGACGGTCAAGTGCAGGTCGACCTGGTCAACCTCCGTTCCTACAACGGGAAGCTGGTGGGGCCGGTCATGGAGGTCCGCCCAGGAGACACGCTGAAGGTTCTGCTGAAGAACCAGCTTCCCTTCAAGGAAGACATGGTGGGTGATCACCCGCACAACGGCCCCCATGGATCCAACGTCACCAATCTTCATTTCCACGGGATGCATGTCTCTCCCGCGGGAAACTCCGACAACGTCATGCTGTCGATCGGCCCGAATCAGCAGTTCGAGTACGAGGTCAAGATTCCGGGTGATCACCCCGCGGGCACCCACTGGTACCACGCCCACAAACATGGGGCCGTGGGCATCCAGCTGGGCAGCGGCATGGCGGGGCCCTTGATCGTCCGCGGCGGCATTGACGGCATCGAGGGGATTCGTGAGGCCCGGGAGCGCATCCTCGTCCTCCAGCAGATTCCCTACAAGATGGTCACCAATCCCTACGACGAGACCCAGCAGGCGAACATGGTGGAGGAGTTCGCTCAGCTCTTCGAGTTCACCTGGCTGAGCGAGCTCGTGCCTCAAGGGCGGCGTGTCACCATCAATGGAGAGACCCTGCCGACCTTCCAGATGCGTCCGGGAGAAGTCGAGCGCTGGCGGTTCATTCACGCGGGCATCCACTTTCCGTTCCGGCTCCGGCTCGTCCGGGAGGGCGGCAACCCCGCGACCGAGAGCATTCCCTACTACCTGATCGCCATGGATGGCATCACGACGGGCCGCCTCGACAAGGTGGACGAGACCGAGATGCACCCCGGGTACCGCGAGGATGTGCTGGTCCAGGCGGTGGGCCGGGATGGGAAGCCCTTGGCGCAGGGAACCTACCTGCTCGTGGACGAGGTGGAGCAAAACCCCCAGGCCAAGGTCCTGGCCCGCATCATCGTGAGCGGGCCGCCGAAGAAGATGAAGCTGCCCAGACCGGAGATGCTGGCACGGTTCGCGCCGTTCAAGCCCATCCTGGACGAGGAGCTCACCAGCCATACGCCTCAGCCCGCGCACTTCGAAGTCCAGATGCTGCAACCGCCTCCGACGCCCGTCTTCAAATTCCTCCTCAACGGCATCGAGTTCGATGCCCATGCGCCCCCACGCCTGCTGACCTTGGGTGCGGTGGAGGAGTGGCTCGTCACCAGCACGGGGGTCCCGGAGTTCTTTCCGGGGCATCCTTTCCACATCCACACCAATCCGTTCCAGTTCACGGATGCGCAGGGGAGGATCGTCTGGAAAGACACGCTGTTCGTGCCCGTCGGGCAACAGTTCCGGTTGCGCACCCGCTACAAGCGCTACGTGGGCCAGTTCATGCTGCACTGCCACATCGTGTCTCACGAGGACGAGGGCATGATGGAGTTGCTGGAGGTCGTTCCGCCCAAACAGGATGCCGGTGGTGGCGGTCACGGCCCTCACCACTGA
- a CDS encoding amidohydrolase family protein, translating into MVIDAHAHVSLSSYGATEGYLKQLEQSGIQQGIIGPGAMLDVRRMSAYLGGKLKPDNDVPDNGYVEKSFRAHPQLHGLACVDPRAPQAVQTLEGYLRRGFRGLKLAPLVHPVPFDSPAVAGLVSFCGELGVPVYAHTGPHPGASTARFAALAQRFPRTNFVLEHLGFGPADPEATAAATHLDNVFLETSLGSYLHIEESVKKAGAHKVLFGSEYPLSHPAVELKKILLLPISSHERERILGKNIRELLRLE; encoded by the coding sequence ATGGTGATCGATGCGCATGCCCATGTCTCTCTCTCCAGCTATGGAGCCACAGAGGGATACCTGAAGCAGCTCGAACAGAGCGGCATCCAGCAGGGCATCATTGGCCCTGGCGCCATGCTGGATGTCAGGCGGATGAGCGCCTACCTCGGGGGCAAACTCAAGCCGGACAACGACGTTCCGGACAATGGGTATGTGGAGAAGTCCTTCCGCGCCCACCCCCAGCTGCATGGGCTTGCGTGTGTGGATCCACGAGCGCCACAAGCGGTCCAGACGCTGGAAGGGTACTTGAGGCGAGGTTTCCGTGGATTGAAGTTGGCACCCCTGGTTCATCCCGTGCCGTTCGACAGCCCGGCCGTTGCCGGACTGGTGAGCTTCTGTGGTGAGCTGGGGGTGCCTGTTTACGCACACACTGGGCCCCACCCGGGGGCCAGCACGGCCCGTTTCGCCGCACTGGCCCAGCGGTTCCCTCGCACGAATTTTGTCCTGGAGCACCTGGGGTTTGGACCGGCCGATCCAGAGGCGACGGCCGCCGCCACCCACCTGGACAATGTCTTTCTGGAGACCTCGCTGGGCAGCTACCTGCACATCGAGGAATCCGTGAAGAAGGCAGGAGCCCACAAGGTGCTTTTCGGCTCCGAGTACCCTTTGTCGCACCCTGCCGTGGAGCTGAAAAAGATTCTCCTGCTCCCCATCTCCAGCCATGAGCGCGAGAGGATCCTCGGCAAGAACATCCGTGAATTGCTTCGCCTCGAATGA
- a CDS encoding 3-dehydroquinate synthase II produces MSTPDTVINMSEAVTMHKRERIRLERLEGGRNRSEESNALMVWFDSQGLSTPQDHEGLIARLTNLPYTGIVLYPDNLAALAPAIPARMLTVFHAGRAEDLEQLSLLHPREAVVASPDVQVLAKAAEQGLKTCYRAYVDDGESLHQSIQEGCRHAYLMIRFRDPTNIPLELVIASLQATNTVLIKEISTPTDVDDAIVTLGVMEVGADGVMFSPRAHGALSDFVSRLGRLERTAVQLEVATLVRSTPIGMGYRSCIDTTTLFSPTEGILVGSTSQGGLLCCPEVFFLPYMELRPFRVNAGAVHSYVYNFGNRTDYMSELRAGSPLMLVDRTGSTRRSSVGRMKTEMRPLRLIEARFQSGECINVIMQDDWHVRIFSDEAKPLNITELKPGDQLLGHRALPGRHVGIKVDEHIIET; encoded by the coding sequence ATGAGCACCCCAGACACCGTCATCAACATGAGCGAAGCCGTCACCATGCACAAACGCGAGCGGATCCGGCTCGAGCGTTTGGAGGGAGGCCGGAACCGGTCCGAGGAGTCCAACGCCCTCATGGTCTGGTTTGACTCGCAGGGGCTGTCCACCCCTCAGGACCACGAGGGCTTGATCGCGCGGCTGACGAACCTGCCGTACACCGGCATCGTCCTCTACCCGGACAACCTGGCCGCGCTTGCCCCCGCCATCCCCGCGCGCATGCTCACGGTCTTTCATGCCGGACGCGCCGAGGATCTGGAGCAGCTTTCCTTGCTTCACCCCCGGGAGGCCGTGGTGGCCAGCCCGGATGTGCAGGTGCTGGCGAAGGCGGCGGAGCAGGGGCTGAAGACGTGCTACCGGGCCTACGTGGATGATGGGGAGAGCCTGCATCAATCCATCCAGGAGGGCTGCCGCCACGCCTATTTGATGATCCGCTTCAGGGATCCCACCAACATTCCGTTGGAGCTGGTGATCGCCTCGCTGCAGGCCACGAACACCGTGCTCATCAAGGAGATCAGCACGCCCACGGACGTGGATGATGCCATCGTCACCCTGGGGGTGATGGAGGTGGGCGCGGACGGGGTCATGTTCTCGCCGCGAGCCCACGGCGCGCTGAGTGATTTCGTCTCGCGCTTGGGCCGGCTGGAGCGCACGGCGGTGCAGCTGGAGGTGGCCACCCTGGTGCGCAGCACGCCCATCGGCATGGGCTATCGCAGCTGCATTGACACCACCACGCTCTTCTCGCCCACGGAGGGCATCCTGGTGGGCTCCACGTCCCAGGGCGGGCTGCTGTGCTGCCCGGAGGTCTTCTTCCTGCCGTACATGGAACTGAGGCCCTTCCGGGTGAACGCCGGCGCCGTCCATAGCTACGTCTACAACTTCGGCAACCGCACGGATTACATGAGCGAGTTGAGGGCGGGTTCGCCCTTGATGCTGGTCGACCGCACCGGGAGCACGCGCCGCTCCAGCGTGGGCCGGATGAAGACGGAGATGCGGCCCTTGCGCCTCATCGAGGCCCGGTTCCAGAGCGGCGAGTGCATCAACGTCATCATGCAGGACGACTGGCACGTCCGGATTTTCTCGGACGAGGCCAAGCCGCTGAACATCACCGAGCTGAAGCCCGGGGACCAGCTGCTCGGCCACAGGGCCCTGCCGGGACGGCACGTGGGCATCAAGGTCGACGAGCACATCATCGAAACTTGA
- a CDS encoding class I fructose-bisphosphate aldolase, which translates to MDGVAKRIRWSRFLHEDSRRGVIVPIDHGLTLGPIQGLESLEQIGRWIRHPVITGVLAHKGLIERLVDQGLLRRQGVMVHLNGMTSLSSTPNRKEILTSVERALRLGADAVSLQLNFDGTNDASNLVMLGRAVDEAHDEGLPVLAMVYDKTEPAREEQRLLRMRHLMRACVELGADALKIAAPARLALLPVLLDGIQEHTAVFFAGGSKCSDEEFLALTQEAVACGATGLCVGRNVFQRERPSLLLDRVWDLLQGDPAASSQGAAAFLTQGFSEAVK; encoded by the coding sequence ATGGATGGCGTTGCAAAGAGGATTCGCTGGTCGCGTTTCCTGCACGAGGACTCCCGCCGGGGGGTGATTGTCCCCATCGACCATGGGCTCACCCTGGGGCCCATTCAAGGGTTGGAGAGCCTGGAGCAGATCGGACGATGGATCCGCCACCCGGTCATCACGGGGGTCCTTGCCCACAAGGGGTTGATCGAGCGGCTGGTGGATCAAGGACTGCTCCGGCGCCAGGGGGTGATGGTTCACCTCAATGGAATGACTTCGCTGTCGTCCACGCCGAACCGCAAGGAGATTCTGACCTCGGTGGAGCGAGCGCTTCGCCTCGGCGCGGACGCGGTCTCCCTACAGCTCAACTTCGACGGGACGAACGACGCCTCGAACCTGGTCATGCTGGGCAGGGCGGTGGACGAGGCCCACGACGAGGGGCTGCCGGTGCTGGCCATGGTCTACGACAAGACCGAGCCTGCCCGGGAAGAGCAGCGTCTGCTGCGGATGCGCCACCTCATGCGCGCCTGCGTCGAGCTGGGCGCGGATGCCCTCAAGATCGCCGCGCCCGCCAGACTCGCCCTGTTGCCGGTCCTGCTGGATGGCATCCAGGAGCACACCGCGGTCTTCTTCGCGGGCGGTTCCAAGTGCTCGGACGAGGAATTCCTCGCCCTGACCCAGGAGGCGGTGGCCTGCGGTGCCACCGGCCTGTGTGTCGGACGAAACGTCTTCCAGCGCGAACGGCCGTCGCTGCTTCTCGACCGGGTGTGGGACCTCCTGCAGGGGGACCCTGCCGCCAGCAGCCAGGGGGCCGCCGCCTTCCTGACCCAGGGCTTCAGTGAAGCCGTGAAATGA
- a CDS encoding phenylacetate--CoA ligase family protein: MASLFPLEALNRILRHARNAPFYRAHLPVTPLQSWEDFERIPFSTKEDLRRHSPEGLVCVPREQLLQYHETSATTGAAVSVWYSEKDLNEVRNHLGEWGVGFSRDDRVLIKFPYALSSIAHFVQAAAHHKGACVIAADAGTAVTPLRTVVELMRKLKVTVLATMSLQAVVVAEAAEMAGLDPRRDFPHLRAICCGGEPLTPYRRQLLHDIWGVPVYDNYGMTETGPQAMDCPERRLHPVQDAFWMEILDEHFEHEVAPGETGNLVVTSLTPRATPMIRYITGDRVRLLNQPCACGQSITLQHRGRAADILRVQGKPFDLWDLQSIVFQLPSRRFWKAAAEPEGLRFIVEQERNEFPLQPALLERLRQAHGVGLRVDLVPRGTLYNRNEPVSFGRPGKPVYICDAAELAALVDGSPTSVSRAMASGSAR, encoded by the coding sequence ATGGCGTCGCTCTTTCCACTGGAAGCCCTCAACCGGATCTTGCGGCATGCACGCAACGCTCCCTTCTACAGGGCGCACCTGCCAGTCACCCCCCTCCAGTCCTGGGAGGACTTCGAGCGGATCCCCTTCTCGACGAAGGAGGACCTGCGCCGGCACTCTCCGGAAGGACTGGTCTGCGTTCCACGCGAGCAGCTCCTGCAGTACCACGAGACCTCCGCGACGACGGGCGCCGCGGTCTCCGTCTGGTACAGCGAGAAGGACTTGAATGAGGTCCGGAACCATCTGGGGGAGTGGGGCGTTGGCTTCAGCCGCGACGACCGCGTGCTCATCAAGTTCCCCTATGCGCTCTCCTCCATCGCGCACTTCGTTCAGGCCGCCGCTCACCACAAGGGCGCGTGTGTGATTGCCGCGGATGCGGGGACGGCGGTCACCCCTTTGCGGACCGTGGTCGAGTTGATGAGAAAGCTGAAGGTCACCGTGCTGGCCACCATGTCACTGCAAGCGGTGGTGGTGGCGGAAGCGGCGGAGATGGCGGGCCTTGACCCTCGCCGTGATTTTCCCCACCTGCGGGCCATCTGCTGCGGCGGGGAACCCCTCACGCCCTACCGCCGGCAGCTCCTCCACGACATCTGGGGTGTCCCCGTCTATGACAACTATGGGATGACCGAGACAGGCCCCCAGGCCATGGACTGCCCGGAACGCAGGCTGCACCCCGTCCAAGATGCTTTCTGGATGGAGATCCTGGATGAGCACTTCGAGCACGAGGTGGCCCCCGGGGAGACGGGAAACCTGGTCGTCACGTCGCTCACCCCCCGGGCCACCCCCATGATCCGGTACATCACGGGCGACAGGGTCAGACTTCTGAATCAGCCCTGTGCGTGTGGTCAATCCATCACCTTGCAGCACCGGGGCAGGGCGGCGGACATCCTGCGGGTCCAGGGCAAGCCGTTCGACCTCTGGGATCTGCAGTCCATCGTGTTCCAGCTCCCGAGCCGCAGGTTCTGGAAGGCAGCCGCTGAACCGGAAGGGCTCCGCTTCATCGTGGAACAAGAGCGGAACGAGTTCCCCCTCCAACCCGCACTCCTGGAGCGTCTGCGGCAAGCCCATGGCGTCGGCCTGCGGGTGGACCTGGTTCCCAGAGGGACCCTCTACAACCGCAATGAGCCGGTCTCGTTTGGACGGCCCGGGAAGCCCGTCTACATCTGTGACGCCGCGGAACTCGCAGCCCTGGTGGACGGCAGCCCAACCTCCGTCTCACGCGCCATGGCGAGCGGGTCAGCGCGATAG